In the Mastomys coucha isolate ucsf_1 unplaced genomic scaffold, UCSF_Mcou_1 pScaffold18, whole genome shotgun sequence genome, one interval contains:
- the LOC116095408 gene encoding interferon alpha-12-like: MARPVAFLMVLVVISYWPTFCLGCDLPQTHNLRNKRALTLLAQMRRISPLFCLKDRKDFAFPQEKVDAQQMQKVQAIHVLSELTQQVLNIFTSKDSSAAWNATLLDSFCNDIHQQVNDFKACLMQQVGVQEPLLTQEDSLLAVRKYFHRITVYLREKEHSPCAWEVVRAEVWRALSSSAKLLARLSEKE, translated from the coding sequence ATGGCCAGGCCCGTTGCTTTCCTAATGGTCTTGGTGGTGATAAGCTACTGGCCAACCTTCTGTCTAGGATGTGACCTGCCTCAGACTCATAACCTCAGGAACAAGAGAGCCTTGACACTCCTGGCACAAATGAGGAGAATCTCCCCTCTGTTTTGCCTAAAGGACAGAAAAGACTTTGCATTCCCCCAGGAGAAGGTGGATGCTCAGCAGATGCAGAAGGTTCAAGCCATCCATGTCCTGAGTGAGTTGACCCAGCAAGTCCTGAACATCTTCACATCAAAGGACTCATCTGCTGCTTGGAATGCAACCCTCCTAGACTCATTCTGCAATGACATTCACCAACAGGTCAATGACTTCAAAGCCTGTCTAATGCAGCAGGTAGGGGTGCAGGAACCTCTCCTGACCCAGGAAGATTCCCTGCTGGCTGTGAGGAAATACTTCCACAGGATCACTGTGTACCTGAGAGAAAAGGAACACAGCCCTTGTGCCTGGGAGGTGGTCAGAGCAGAAGTCTGGAGAGCTCTGTCTTCCTCAGCCAAGTTGCTGGCAAGACTGAGTGAGAAGGAGTGA